Proteins encoded by one window of Synergistes jonesii:
- the fapR gene encoding transcription factor FapR, producing the protein MRSEGRKKRHKQLVKLIETNPLLTDEEISSALGVSLSTVRLDRGLLAIPELRERTRLMAEHATSRLKSLRAEEVVGELIGLEPNNWALSTLMPTPDMAFRTTELVGDYYIYAQAASLAIATIDAEMVVVEAARLKFCGPSYLGEKIIARSKAGTHKDNRYVVSVHSRIGEREIFVGRFVVAAVDAYGSEKVEDGTC; encoded by the coding sequence ATGCGCTCGGAAGGCAGAAAAAAAAGGCACAAACAGCTCGTGAAGCTCATTGAGACAAACCCGCTCCTGACCGACGAGGAGATATCTTCGGCCCTCGGCGTGAGTTTGAGCACGGTGCGTCTCGACAGGGGGCTGCTCGCCATCCCCGAGCTGCGCGAGCGCACGCGCCTGATGGCCGAGCACGCGACGAGCCGCCTCAAGTCGCTGCGCGCCGAAGAAGTAGTCGGCGAACTTATAGGGCTGGAGCCAAACAACTGGGCGCTCTCAACGCTCATGCCGACGCCCGATATGGCCTTCCGCACGACGGAGCTCGTCGGCGACTACTACATTTACGCGCAGGCCGCGTCTTTAGCCATCGCGACGATCGACGCCGAAATGGTCGTAGTAGAGGCGGCGCGCCTCAAATTCTGCGGCCCCTCTTACCTCGGAGAGAAAATCATAGCACGATCAAAAGCAGGAACTCACAAAGACAATAGATATGTCGTAAGCGTCCATTCGCGCATAGGAGAGAGAGAAATATTCGTCGGCCGCTTCGTGGTGGCCGCCGTCGACGCTTACGGCAGCGAGAAAGTGGAGGACGGAACATGCTGA
- the rpmF gene encoding 50S ribosomal protein L32, with protein MATPKRRVSHARTHNRKAHWLAGLSAPELTICKHCGETIQTYRACPACGYYRGRQVLKIAEEKTKD; from the coding sequence ATGGCAACACCGAAGAGAAGGGTATCCCACGCGCGCACGCACAACCGCAAGGCCCACTGGCTCGCCGGCCTCAGCGCGCCGGAGCTCACGATCTGCAAGCACTGCGGCGAAACTATCCAGACGTACCGCGCCTGCCCGGCATGCGGCTACTACAGAGGCCGCCAGGTGCTCAAGATCGCGGAGGAAAAGACGAAGGATTAG
- the plsX gene encoding phosphate acyltransferase PlsX — MLIALDAMGGDHAPEEPCKGAILACREKPHLSIALIGDSEKIRPFVEKAEKSVRSRLEIVHTTEVITGSDSPSLSIRRKKGSSLVLGFEMVRSKEADGIVSSGNTGAIAAGAVLLLGRIPGIDRPALGALLPVVNRKTILMDVGGTVHCKPINLMQFAQMGTIYMKLFIGVENPSVRLLCNGEEATKGDETIAAAREMIEKSSMNYQGYAEGKDIPAGISDVVICDGFTGNVLIKFAEGVGELLNSQFREEYTHHLLPKVGLFFMWPAMKRVMGRFDWEKYGGAPVLGVNGSVVKVHGRSRANAISHAITGAANFIERSGVDRIREAIESGIENGNN; from the coding sequence ATGCTGATAGCACTTGACGCGATGGGCGGGGACCATGCTCCGGAGGAGCCGTGCAAAGGCGCGATTCTTGCATGCAGGGAAAAACCGCATCTTTCGATCGCCCTCATCGGCGACAGCGAAAAAATAAGACCTTTTGTCGAAAAGGCGGAGAAAAGCGTACGCTCGCGTCTGGAGATAGTCCACACGACAGAAGTCATAACGGGCAGCGATTCTCCGTCGCTCTCCATAAGGAGGAAGAAGGGATCGAGCCTTGTGCTGGGCTTTGAGATGGTGCGCTCGAAAGAAGCCGACGGCATCGTCTCCTCCGGCAATACGGGCGCGATAGCGGCGGGGGCCGTGCTGCTGCTCGGAAGGATACCCGGCATCGACAGGCCGGCGCTCGGCGCGCTGCTCCCCGTCGTCAACCGCAAGACGATACTGATGGACGTGGGCGGCACGGTGCACTGCAAGCCGATAAACCTGATGCAGTTCGCGCAGATGGGAACGATTTACATGAAGCTTTTCATCGGCGTGGAAAATCCGTCGGTCCGCCTGCTCTGCAACGGAGAGGAGGCGACGAAGGGCGACGAGACGATCGCGGCGGCGCGCGAAATGATAGAGAAAAGCTCGATGAACTATCAGGGCTACGCCGAGGGCAAGGACATACCGGCCGGCATCTCGGACGTCGTCATATGCGACGGCTTCACCGGCAACGTGCTGATAAAGTTCGCCGAAGGAGTCGGCGAGCTGCTGAACAGCCAGTTCAGAGAAGAGTACACGCATCATCTGCTTCCAAAGGTAGGGCTCTTCTTCATGTGGCCGGCGATGAAGCGCGTGATGGGGCGCTTCGACTGGGAAAAGTACGGCGGCGCGCCGGTGCTCGGCGTAAACGGCAGCGTCGTCAAGGTGCACGGACGTTCGCGCGCGAACGCGATATCGCACGCGATAACGGGAGCGGCGAATTTCATCGAACGCAGCGGCGTCGATAGAATAAGAGAGGCAATAGAATCGGGTATAGAAAATGGCAATAATTAA